Part of the uncultured Desulfobacter sp. genome, GGCCTTCACCACCGCCCATGGGATGATCCACGGGGTTCATCGCAACACCACGAACAGAAGGACGTTTTCCCATCCAGCGGGTACGCCCGGCTTTACCAATGCTGACGTCGCTGTGTTTCTCATTTCCAACGCGACCAACAGTGGCTTTGCACTTAACATGGATCATGCGGACTTCACCGGACGGCAGCAGAATCTGGGCATACGCACCTTCTTTAGCCATCAGGCGGGCATAACCGCCAGCGCTTCTGACGATCTGGCCGCCCTTGTTTTGTTTTAACTCAATATTATGAATTCTGGTACCGGTGGGAATATTTTCCAGCGGCAAGCAGTTGCCGGGTTTTATATCAGCATCAGGACCGGTTTCAAGGATATCACCCACCTTAATGTCGAGGGGAGCCAAAATATATCTTTTCTCACCGTCAGCATAGGTCAACAGGGCAATTCTGGCAGATCTGTTCGGATCATATTCGATGGCAGAAACCTTGGCTGGAATTCCGTCTTTATCCCGTTTGAAATCAATAATACGATATTTTTTCTTCGCCCCGCCGCCTCTGTGTTTGGCGGTGATTCTTCCGTAGGAATTGCGGCCCGACCGTTTATTGAGATTTTTAGTCAGCCTGCGTTCGGGACTTTCTTTTGTAATCTCTTCAAAAGAAAGATACTCCTGAGCGCGTCTTCCCGGAGATGTCGGCTTGGTCTTAACTATTGTTGACATATTAATACCTCTTTACACACCTTCAAAAAAATCAATTCGTTGTCCGGGCATCAGCGTCACAACGGCTTTTTTCCAATCCACTTTTTTGCCGATAATTCTGCCACGCTGCTTAATTTTACCTTTGACCTGTATGGTTCTAACCTGTTTAACCTGGGTATTAAATGCTTTTTCAACAGCGTTCTTAATTTCAACTCTGTTGGCATTTTTGGCAACTCTTAAAGTTACCTGGTTATACAGCTCTCTTTGAAGGGTGGATTTTTCGGTAACCACAGGTCCACGGAGGATGTCATATTCAATCATCTTAGCTCAGCCTCCCCTTGATATTCTCGATACTGGATTCAACCAGCAGAAGGTTTTTAAACTTTAAAATGTCGTATACGTTGAGACCTTCAGTCTTAATCACTTTAACATCCGGAATATTTCTGGAGGAGAGCGCAAGTTTCGTATCGTCAGCGTCCGAGACAATGAGAAGATCGTCAAGATTCAGTGCTGATAGCACATTTGCCAAAGCCTTTGTTTTTATCTCTTCAAGTTCCAACGCGTCAACAACAAAAAGCTGACTATCGGAAACCTTGGCGCTTAACGCCATCTTAAGGGCAAGTTTTCTTACTTTTTTAGGCACTTTGATTTCATAGGACCTGGGGCTGGGGCCAAAGATAACGCCACCGCCTTTACGCAAAGGAGATTTTATGCTACCGGCCCGGGCATTGCCCGTTCCTTTCTGCCTGAATAATTTCTTTGTAGAGCCTGAAATCATACCCCTGGTTTTAGACGCAGCAGTCCCTACCCGTTTTGAGACGAGCTGGGACCGAACGACTTCATGAAGAACACTTGTTTTAACCGGTATGCTGAAAATTTCGTCAGGTAGCTCAACTTCAGACACTTTAGCACCTGTACTGTTTAATACTTCTACAGCAGCCATTATTCTTCCTCTTCAATTTTGATCGACCATGCATCACTGCGAAATAATTGCAATACCCATAGCCGCTATTCGTCTATTTATTAGACTGATGTTCTACCGCATTTTTAATTTTAATTAAAAACCGGCGTCAAAAACTGTTTTATTTTTTTACATCAGCTTTGCGCACTTCAACAACACCGGTTTTGAAACCCGGCACAGCACCTTTTACAAGGATGAGATTGTCGTCGTGTTTAATATCTACAATCGTTAGGTTTTTAACCGTAACCCGATCAACACCTTTGTGACCTGGCAATCTTTTTCCTTTGATTACCTTTGCAGGCCAGGCAGAGTTACCGATCGAACCCGGCTTTCTATGATTGCGGTTACCGTGGGTTTCGGGCCCCCTGGAAAAACCATGTCTTTTAATGGTTCCTTGGAAGCCTCGACCTTTTGACGTACCGGTCACAGTCACCTTGTCTCCAATTGAAAACATATCAACGCTGATAGTCGCGCCAGCCTCAATATCCTCAACTGAGTCTTCTCTAAATTCTTTTAATACGCGGAAACCTTTATCCGATGCTTTTTTCAAATGTCCTGCAATGGGTTTATTGAGCCGCTCAACCGGCTTATCATCAAACCCGAGCTGCAAGGCGGTGTACCCGTCGGTCTCTTCAGTTTTTATCTGAGTCACGACGCAGGGCCCAACCTGCAGCACCGTAACAGGAACGAGCTGTCCATCGGATGCAAACACATTGGTCATCCCGATTTTTTTTCCTAGCAATCCACTCATCATAACAAATATGTCCCTGTTAATGCACTATAATTTAATTTCGACATCCACACCGGGAGACAGGTCAAGTTTCATTAACGCGTCCACTGT contains:
- the rplB gene encoding 50S ribosomal protein L2 encodes the protein MSTIVKTKPTSPGRRAQEYLSFEEITKESPERRLTKNLNKRSGRNSYGRITAKHRGGGAKKKYRIIDFKRDKDGIPAKVSAIEYDPNRSARIALLTYADGEKRYILAPLDIKVGDILETGPDADIKPGNCLPLENIPTGTRIHNIELKQNKGGQIVRSAGGYARLMAKEGAYAQILLPSGEVRMIHVKCKATVGRVGNEKHSDVSIGKAGRTRWMGKRPSVRGVAMNPVDHPMGGGEGRSSGGRQPCSPWGVPAKGKRTRKNVRTDQYIVKRRAKRK
- the rplW gene encoding 50S ribosomal protein L23, giving the protein MIEYDILRGPVVTEKSTLQRELYNQVTLRVAKNANRVEIKNAVEKAFNTQVKQVRTIQVKGKIKQRGRIIGKKVDWKKAVVTLMPGQRIDFFEGV
- the rplD gene encoding 50S ribosomal protein L4 encodes the protein MAAVEVLNSTGAKVSEVELPDEIFSIPVKTSVLHEVVRSQLVSKRVGTAASKTRGMISGSTKKLFRQKGTGNARAGSIKSPLRKGGGVIFGPSPRSYEIKVPKKVRKLALKMALSAKVSDSQLFVVDALELEEIKTKALANVLSALNLDDLLIVSDADDTKLALSSRNIPDVKVIKTEGLNVYDILKFKNLLLVESSIENIKGRLS
- the rplC gene encoding 50S ribosomal protein L3, encoding MSGLLGKKIGMTNVFASDGQLVPVTVLQVGPCVVTQIKTEETDGYTALQLGFDDKPVERLNKPIAGHLKKASDKGFRVLKEFREDSVEDIEAGATISVDMFSIGDKVTVTGTSKGRGFQGTIKRHGFSRGPETHGNRNHRKPGSIGNSAWPAKVIKGKRLPGHKGVDRVTVKNLTIVDIKHDDNLILVKGAVPGFKTGVVEVRKADVKK